One window of Cydia pomonella isolate Wapato2018A chromosome 5, ilCydPomo1, whole genome shotgun sequence genomic DNA carries:
- the LOC133518204 gene encoding uncharacterized protein LOC133518204 gives MSSDPHDFLPLSPAHFLVGRTLTSPASEDLQHAPAHRLNRYQMVEKIRQHFWARWSKEYVSELQTRSKWRSHCEILKPDTLVLIKDDNLPPLKWQLGRIVKTIPGRDGVSRVADIRTASGIIRRAYTKICPLVSQPDEERRESS, from the coding sequence ATGTCATCGGATCCGCACGACTTTCTTCCTCTGAGCCCTGCGCACTTTCTCGTCGGTCGTACTTTGACGTCGCCCGCCTCAGAGGACCTTCAGCACGCGCCTGCTCATCGACTCAACCGATACCAGATGGTGGAGAAGATTAGGCAGCATTTCTGGGCCCGCTGGTCCAAAGAGTACGTCTCCGAATTACAGACGCGATCCAAGTGGAGGAGCCACTGTGAAATCCTCAAGCCAGACACACTGGTACTTATAAAGGACGATAATCTGCCTCCACTAAAATGGCAGTTGGGACGCATCGTGAAGACTATCCCTGGCAGAGACGGTGTGTCAAGAGTGGCAGACATCCGTACCGCATCCGGCATCATAAGACGCGCTTACACCAAAATCTGCCCCTTGGTGTCTCAGCCAGATGAAGAGAGGAGAGAATCCTCTTGA
- the LOC133518484 gene encoding uncharacterized protein LOC133518484, translating to MIGKRWGLNPKITLWLYKTIIRPLLCYGALVWWPRTNLGNVRDKLQRLQRLACAATTGCTRSTPTAAMEVMLNLPPLHLHIQQEASLSAVRLRTLKIWSNITGALHTKCLEKVYDEFPVLRSGTDRIHKQAIFDKRYKIQLYEDDNHEGLNPRELRIFTDGSKTDSGSGSGTFSEDLNMSITTPLGAHNSVFQAECVGIINAAAAITARKVVGSSIRILSDSRAVLMALNSHIVTSKLIHECHERLMEVCHNNKITLQWIKGHSGSRGNDAADELARQGSNAGAIGPEPILPIPFSKVRSMLLARTGKLHTEHWLNQTGCRQPKEAMPGINEKLTRALLQLGKVRLSMVTSVITGHGLFNKHLFTTGVTDSPLCRGCMETEETASHVVLECSGVTPYRAKHLGSPRDLPEVLLNIKGLIGFLEELGWQD from the coding sequence atgattggtaagaggtggggactcaacccgaaaattaccctctggctctataagacgataatccgccccttactctgttacggtgctctggtttggtggccaagaacaaacctaggcaacgtacgagacaaactacaaagacttcaaaggctcgcatgcgcggccaccactggctgcacgaggtctaccccgactgcagccatggaggtcatgctaaaccttccaccgctgcacctacacatacagcaagaggccagtctctcagcggtaaggttgcgaaccctcaagatatggtctaacatcacaggagctcttcacacaaaatgcctggaaaaggtgtatgacgaatttccagtgcttaggtcaggcacggaccggattcacaaacaagctatcttcgataaaaggtacaaaatacagttatatgaggacgacaatcatgaaggactcaatccccgggagctgagaatcttcactgatgggtccaaaacagacagcggatcgggctctggaaccttctcagaagacctgaacatgtcgatcaccactccgctaggagcccataactcggtattccaagctgagtgcgtgggcatcataaacgcggcggctgccatcactgcaaggaaggtagtaggatcctccatccgcatactctccgacagtagagcagtcttaatggctctaaatagccatatagttacatccaaacttatacacgaatgccacgaacgactaatggaggtatgtcataataacaagatcaccctacaatggatcaagggacacagtggatcccgaggtaacgatgctgcggacgagcttgccaggcaaggatcgaatgcgggggcgattggtccggaaccgattcttccgataccatttagcaaggtacgctcaatgctgctggcacgtacagggaaactacacacagaacactggctgaaccagactggatgcagacagccaaaagaagccatgcctggcatcaacgaaaaactcacaagggcgctcctgcaactagggaaggtccgactgagtatggtaaccagtgtcataacaggtcatggactatttaacaaacatcttttcacaacaggtgtcacagacagtcccctgtgccgaggttgcatggagacagaagaaacagcctctcacgtggtgctggaatgcagcggagtgactccatacagggctaaacatctcggatctccgagagacctccccgaggtcctactcaacatcaaaggtttgataggattcctcgaggagctgggctggcaggactag